One genomic segment of Candidatus Eremiobacterota bacterium includes these proteins:
- a CDS encoding DUF1521 domain-containing protein, with product MSVIEGIGRVKNGAGTGHNRAGDLVSGHRTGEGQWSLTNQNNGAQFEASRQNGRGWNVTRTDGTTGEQSMGDFTVLSRPRPDGSTGVMVCDFDRDGFKPLSESDSDSGEPVTSTGDDGTVTTTTEDGYSVVQNPDNTMLTTTPGGYQISYDAANSTSTITDPQSGQSSTIWGDPHVAESDGGQWEWQSATSTYVLPDGTKVTMNSTGGDDANGYGTLQSMDIYSGAGTTHVDSSAAGTQVLTDSRPADEAQGDGDTYLGDRDVDSWYSVSGTEMAA from the coding sequence ATGTCAGTAATCGAAGGGATCGGCAGAGTGAAGAACGGAGCGGGAACAGGGCACAACAGGGCTGGGGACCTCGTGAGCGGTCACCGCACCGGTGAAGGCCAGTGGTCATTAACCAACCAGAACAATGGCGCCCAGTTTGAGGCATCGCGGCAGAACGGCAGGGGCTGGAACGTCACAAGAACCGATGGCACGACAGGTGAGCAGTCCATGGGAGACTTCACGGTCCTCTCAAGGCCCAGGCCCGACGGGAGCACGGGAGTCATGGTCTGCGACTTTGACCGTGACGGCTTCAAGCCCTTATCGGAGAGCGATTCTGATTCGGGAGAGCCGGTGACTTCCACGGGAGATGACGGCACGGTAACTACCACGACGGAAGACGGCTATTCCGTGGTCCAGAATCCCGACAACACCATGCTGACCACCACGCCCGGCGGCTACCAGATTTCCTATGATGCCGCCAACTCGACCTCCACCATCACTGATCCCCAGAGCGGCCAGTCCAGCACCATATGGGGAGATCCCCACGTGGCGGAGAGCGACGGCGGCCAGTGGGAGTGGCAATCCGCCACGAGCACCTATGTCCTCCCCGATGGCACCAAGGTCACGATGAACTCCACCGGCGGCGACGATGCCAATGGCTACGGCACCCTCCAGTCAATGGACATATACTCCGGCGCCGGCACCACCCATGTGGACTCGAGCGCCGCAGGGACCCAGGTGCTCACTGACTCACGGCCGGCCGACGAGGCCCAGGGCGACGGCGACACCTACCTCGGCGACAGGGATGTGGACAGCTGGTACTCCGTATCAGGCACCGAGATGGCCGCGTAA
- a CDS encoding alpha/beta hydrolase codes for MRFIVRALLIASILWAAVMTQAPGSSWRLVSDIPYREVKGSSSKLTSLDLYVPQGGKAHPVVVFIHGGGWARGDKSHTRSKPGFFTGEGCLYVTVNYRLSPAVKHPVHAEDVASALAWVYRHSASYGGDEKNIFVMGHSAGAHLAALVSTDEKYLGAEGLSPSILKGTILLDGAGYDIPRQMGTNTARRAYHMYAQAFGEDRKTLEDASPVNHVEKGKAMPSFLIFYVASRSDSKKQSEALAEKIKAAGGAAEAVPAINKTHETINTELGVPGDKPTEAITAFLKKLSGEGSASQGTAPVKSP; via the coding sequence ATGAGATTCATAGTGAGAGCTCTGCTGATTGCCTCAATTCTCTGGGCAGCGGTCATGACTCAGGCTCCCGGGAGCTCATGGCGCCTGGTGAGCGATATCCCTTACCGCGAGGTGAAAGGCTCCTCCTCAAAGCTCACCTCCCTCGACCTCTATGTGCCGCAGGGAGGGAAGGCCCATCCTGTGGTGGTTTTCATCCATGGCGGCGGGTGGGCCAGGGGTGACAAGAGCCATACCCGCTCGAAGCCCGGTTTTTTCACCGGTGAGGGCTGCCTCTATGTCACGGTGAATTACCGCCTCTCGCCGGCAGTAAAACACCCAGTCCATGCGGAGGATGTGGCTTCGGCACTTGCCTGGGTTTACCGTCACTCGGCCTCCTATGGAGGCGATGAGAAGAATATCTTTGTGATGGGCCACTCTGCGGGTGCTCACCTCGCGGCGCTTGTCTCCACCGATGAGAAATACCTCGGCGCCGAGGGCCTTTCCCCCTCGATCCTGAAAGGCACGATCCTGCTTGACGGCGCCGGTTACGACATCCCCCGGCAGATGGGGACCAACACTGCACGGCGGGCTTACCATATGTATGCCCAGGCCTTCGGAGAGGACAGGAAGACCCTCGAGGACGCCTCGCCGGTAAACCACGTGGAAAAGGGGAAAGCGATGCCCTCGTTCCTGATTTTTTATGTGGCATCGCGGAGTGACTCGAAAAAGCAGTCTGAAGCACTCGCAGAAAAGATAAAGGCCGCCGGGGGGGCGGCCGAAGCGGTTCCCGCAATAAACAAGACCCATGAAACCATCAACACAGAGCTCGGCGTCCCGGGCGACAAGCCCACGGAGGCCATCACTGCCTTTCTGAAGAAGCTTTCCGGCGAAGGCTCAGCTTCCCAGGGCACTGCTCCGGTGAAAAGCCCCTAG
- a CDS encoding dienelactone hydrolase family protein — translation MDPRHFTRPFLSLLTVILLLAAPPLSASGGDGRLLARRAMGEKSGIVIEKLSYLSGGLKVRGLLFTPRHEGGARLPCVIFCHDGISGISREHRLSSIRLARMGYAVFCPSYRGEDGSEGTVEIAKGEVTDVLSAMKLCAGLDGIEGSRMALAGASHGALICVLAAARTSEPKALVAVYGVMDIYRWWQYLRDQGKLGADGISTRTYGKGPDDRPLSFQIRNGLGVAGKIKCPVLILQGEKDTTVPAEQARLLRDELLRHGISVEMEIYPHCAHGFLIYVPWLPDRDILKGEREETEKAWKTMEEFLERHLKQERSPCGGKAR, via the coding sequence ATGGATCCGAGGCACTTCACAAGACCTTTTCTCTCACTCCTCACGGTGATCCTTCTCCTCGCCGCGCCGCCCCTTTCTGCTTCTGGAGGCGACGGGCGGCTCCTCGCAAGGAGGGCGATGGGTGAAAAGAGCGGCATCGTCATTGAGAAGCTCTCTTACCTGTCGGGGGGCCTCAAGGTGAGGGGCCTTCTCTTCACCCCCCGCCATGAGGGCGGCGCAAGGCTCCCCTGCGTGATCTTCTGCCATGACGGCATCTCAGGCATCTCCAGGGAGCACCGCCTCTCGAGCATAAGGCTCGCCAGGATGGGATATGCCGTGTTCTGCCCTTCATACCGGGGGGAAGACGGCTCCGAGGGCACCGTGGAGATTGCCAAGGGGGAAGTGACTGACGTGCTGAGCGCCATGAAGCTCTGCGCCGGCCTCGACGGCATTGAGGGGAGCCGGATGGCCCTTGCCGGGGCATCCCACGGAGCCCTGATCTGCGTCCTTGCGGCAGCGCGCACCAGCGAGCCGAAAGCCCTGGTGGCGGTGTACGGGGTCATGGATATCTACAGGTGGTGGCAGTATCTCAGGGACCAGGGCAAGCTCGGCGCCGACGGCATATCGACCAGGACCTACGGGAAGGGCCCCGATGACCGCCCCCTCTCTTTTCAGATCCGGAACGGCCTCGGCGTTGCCGGCAAAATCAAGTGCCCCGTCCTGATACTTCAGGGGGAGAAGGACACCACCGTCCCTGCTGAACAGGCGCGCCTCCTCAGGGATGAGCTTCTCCGACACGGCATTTCCGTTGAAATGGAGATTTACCCCCACTGCGCCCACGGTTTCCTCATCTATGTCCCATGGCTTCCCGACAGGGACATCCTCAAGGGCGAGCGCGAAGAGACGGAGAAGGCCTGGAAAACCATGGAGGAGTTTCTTGAAAGGCACCTGAAACAGGAGCGCAGCCCCTGCGGCGGCAAAGCCCGGTGA
- the epsC gene encoding serine O-acetyltransferase EpsC has translation MTDGNNLSITAQKNRETCELSSVVGSLCSHIHHVMSTYRRKGLELPLPSRNSIIEIVESLRAVIFPGYFGTSELDSSNICFHVGATLDHVRRALQEQIKRGLCFSCDDTKEDCSLCSRKALDASEHFMERLPAIQQLLTTDVQAAYEGDPAAMSPDECIFCYPGILAITNHRIAHELYRLGIPLIPRIISEHAHSITGIDIHPGATIGESFFIDHGTGVVIGETAEIGKNVRLYQGVTLGAKSFPLDADGKPIKGIKRHPIVEDDVIIYSGATVLGRITLGKGSVIGGNVWLTSSIPPGTVVTQAGTKDGKKNSEGKSLK, from the coding sequence ATGACAGACGGAAACAATCTTTCGATTACCGCGCAGAAGAACCGCGAGACCTGCGAGCTCTCATCGGTGGTGGGCAGCCTCTGCTCCCATATTCATCACGTGATGAGCACTTACAGGAGAAAGGGCCTGGAGCTCCCCCTCCCCTCGAGAAACTCTATCATTGAGATAGTGGAGTCCCTGAGAGCCGTTATCTTCCCGGGGTACTTCGGCACCTCGGAGCTCGACAGCAGCAATATCTGCTTCCACGTGGGAGCCACCCTCGATCATGTAAGACGGGCTCTCCAGGAGCAGATAAAGCGGGGCCTCTGCTTTTCCTGTGATGACACCAAGGAAGACTGCAGCCTCTGCTCCAGGAAGGCCCTGGATGCCTCGGAGCATTTCATGGAGCGCCTCCCCGCCATCCAGCAGCTCCTCACGACAGACGTGCAGGCCGCTTATGAAGGCGACCCCGCGGCCATGAGCCCCGACGAGTGCATCTTCTGCTACCCGGGAATCCTTGCCATCACCAACCACCGCATCGCCCATGAGCTTTACCGCCTTGGCATCCCGCTCATCCCGAGGATTATAAGCGAGCATGCCCACAGCATCACCGGCATCGACATCCACCCCGGCGCCACCATAGGCGAAAGCTTCTTCATCGACCATGGAACAGGCGTCGTGATAGGTGAGACAGCGGAAATCGGGAAAAACGTGAGGCTCTACCAGGGAGTGACCCTTGGCGCCAAGAGCTTCCCCCTTGACGCCGACGGAAAGCCCATCAAGGGCATCAAGCGGCACCCCATTGTGGAGGACGACGTGATAATCTACTCGGGAGCCACGGTCCTGGGAAGGATCACCCTGGGGAAAGGATCGGTGATAGGCGGCAACGTGTGGCTCACCTCGAGCATCCCGCCGGGTACAGTGGTGACGCAGGCGGGGACCAAGGACGGGAAAAAGAACTCTGAAGGGAAATCCTTAAAGTGA
- a CDS encoding Rrf2 family transcriptional regulator: MKLSTRGRYGMRLMLELALHHGEGRLFLKDIAARQEISEKYLWHLIMPLKTAGLISSTRGAKGGYVLARSPEDITLKDILYHLEGPITLVECVETPSVCSRSPRCAARDVWEAVSEKMADCLSSFTLKELVALHRNKQKKSL; the protein is encoded by the coding sequence ATGAAACTCTCTACCAGGGGACGCTACGGCATGCGGCTCATGCTTGAGCTGGCCCTTCACCATGGGGAAGGGAGGCTGTTTCTCAAGGATATCGCAGCACGGCAGGAGATCTCTGAGAAGTACCTCTGGCATCTCATCATGCCTCTCAAGACAGCGGGCCTCATATCCTCCACCAGGGGGGCGAAAGGCGGCTATGTCCTCGCGAGAAGCCCCGAAGACATCACCTTGAAGGACATACTTTACCACCTCGAGGGGCCCATCACCCTCGTGGAGTGCGTGGAGACCCCCTCGGTATGCTCCCGCTCTCCGCGCTGCGCCGCCCGGGATGTATGGGAGGCGGTGTCGGAGAAGATGGCGGACTGCCTCTCTTCGTTCACACTGAAAGAGCTGGTGGCGCTTCACAGGAACAAACAGAAAAAGTCACTTTAA
- a CDS encoding alpha/beta hydrolase-fold protein: MEYHSWYSPSLGREMKIKVYGHYGRALLVFPAAGGTFHEFEDFGMIESCRHFIDEGRIKIFAVDSVDNESWLNRALHPVDRARRHEDYERYVINEVVPFIRNHCRNEDRFLLTGCSMGGSHTLNFMFRYPWAFGGTIALSGVYGSGYFIGEYMDEYVAQFFPPVYLPGLRDPHSFELLRSSSLIISVGQGPWERSWDYDCVEDAGTMATILERLGIPAWVDFWGNDVSHDWVWWKVQLPYFLGKIV, translated from the coding sequence ATGGAATACCACAGCTGGTATAGCCCTTCACTGGGCCGGGAGATGAAGATAAAGGTTTACGGTCATTATGGCAGGGCCCTTCTTGTCTTTCCGGCAGCAGGCGGGACCTTCCATGAATTCGAAGACTTCGGCATGATAGAATCATGCCGCCATTTTATTGATGAGGGCAGGATCAAGATATTTGCCGTTGACAGCGTTGACAACGAGTCCTGGCTCAACAGAGCTCTGCACCCTGTAGACCGCGCCCGCAGGCATGAAGATTATGAGCGCTATGTGATAAACGAGGTCGTCCCTTTTATCCGGAATCATTGCCGCAACGAGGACCGCTTTCTCCTGACGGGCTGCAGTATGGGAGGCTCTCATACACTGAATTTCATGTTCCGTTATCCATGGGCTTTCGGAGGCACCATTGCCCTCAGTGGAGTCTATGGGTCGGGGTATTTTATCGGAGAGTATATGGATGAGTATGTGGCACAGTTTTTTCCCCCTGTCTACCTGCCCGGCCTCAGGGATCCCCACAGCTTTGAACTGCTTCGCTCAAGCAGCCTTATCATATCGGTAGGACAGGGTCCGTGGGAGCGCTCATGGGATTATGACTGCGTGGAAGACGCAGGGACAATGGCCACCATCCTTGAGAGGCTCGGCATCCCTGCCTGGGTTGATTTCTGGGGGAATGACGTAAGCCACGACTGGGTCTGGTGGAAAGTACAGCTTCCCTATTTTCTCGGTAAAATCGTATAA
- a CDS encoding GNAT family N-acetyltransferase, translated as MMITTKELCPALWPDLENLFGKNGACGGCWCMYWRIEKGVKWEAVKGIPNKEQLRQSVLAGKVYGIIAYHEEEPVGWCTFGPRREFPRLDRSPSLKCDDADQVWSLPCFFVKSRFRGQGAGRAMLRHAIKAMQQKGAKLAEGYPSKPGKDGRYIAAFSWTGTISLFEKEGFVRAGDSEKGKLRVRRAL; from the coding sequence ATGATGATAACCACAAAGGAGCTCTGCCCGGCGCTGTGGCCTGATCTTGAGAACCTCTTCGGGAAAAACGGGGCATGCGGGGGATGCTGGTGCATGTACTGGAGGATAGAGAAGGGAGTGAAGTGGGAGGCCGTAAAAGGCATTCCCAATAAGGAGCAGCTCAGGCAGTCGGTCCTCGCCGGAAAGGTTTACGGGATCATTGCCTATCATGAGGAAGAGCCCGTAGGATGGTGCACCTTCGGTCCCCGCAGGGAATTCCCGAGGCTGGACAGGTCTCCCAGCCTGAAATGCGACGATGCTGACCAGGTCTGGTCGCTGCCCTGTTTCTTCGTAAAGAGCCGGTTCCGCGGGCAGGGCGCAGGCAGGGCCATGCTCAGGCATGCAATAAAGGCCATGCAGCAGAAAGGCGCGAAGCTCGCAGAGGGATATCCCTCGAAACCCGGAAAGGATGGCAGGTACATCGCTGCATTTTCATGGACAGGAACGATTTCTCTTTTTGAGAAAGAAGGCTTTGTGAGAGCCGGCGACAGTGAGAAGGGAAAGCTCCGGGTCCGCAGGGCGCTCTGA
- a CDS encoding clostripain-related cysteine peptidase: MDNSLNPLSSGTPAFQHLPASPGKTAESRDRSAAGEERAGDTFEKSSPRSEKKVKREQHAPSEKKSGEKEYTILAYMDGCNNLEDYILQDLKEMEGCPSDNYNLVVQLSRFQTKPLTVLFMAEALSQAFKSPEFKESLRQLLPDSDLISEYSQHFKDPETCRSISSILLQKNPGLNDKLDELVSGKVKEAAGQSRAVGDLLNGTVAEILKGVAVNEKEKEKSEEAEDKKSSSPGAPVSISTLGSSGPSLIELLGDELGQKKETDVASDFLKATADFIRGSGEKGSVGLFSGAGAQAPAGGNVFFVESPGREGAKITQGDYSEVISESGGREANTEPAWRGVRRYKVEHHRDSTKIHSPVLNDLGHVDMSSGKTLADFLTWGIKNYPAKHYIVIFSDHGAGFMGAEEDRGAMMSMPAIREALEKVKEQTGKKPDIIAFDACFMGQAEVANELKDSGKYLIASEEVIGGDGYPYSAILPRIDESIAEGKTDPKDMAKIIMEEAEGANESATMTLSTLDLGAIGKVMSAANDLAKDILAGKADIDDVRDSLRYTQHYDHYTPGPGPYSDFRDLWDLADCIENNPNIKNRDIKKDVAELKKAIEASVVFEQHNDDENYERSHGMSIYAPRREDSVDEALFSQYDELSISKHTKWNELIKELTNYDGSEGDAGERKSKLTFIPLRRRV; the protein is encoded by the coding sequence ATGGACAACTCACTCAATCCATTGAGCTCAGGAACACCGGCTTTCCAGCATCTCCCGGCATCGCCCGGAAAAACCGCCGAAAGCAGGGACCGGTCCGCCGCAGGTGAAGAGAGAGCCGGGGACACCTTCGAAAAATCCTCGCCACGAAGCGAGAAAAAGGTGAAACGTGAGCAGCACGCTCCCTCTGAAAAAAAGTCCGGTGAGAAAGAATACACCATTCTTGCCTACATGGACGGATGCAACAACCTGGAGGACTACATCCTGCAGGATCTCAAGGAGATGGAGGGGTGCCCTTCCGACAACTATAACCTTGTCGTCCAGCTCTCGCGCTTCCAGACGAAACCGCTCACGGTGCTGTTCATGGCCGAGGCACTGAGCCAGGCTTTCAAGAGCCCCGAGTTCAAGGAATCCCTCCGGCAGCTGCTCCCGGATTCCGATCTTATCTCAGAGTATTCCCAGCATTTCAAGGATCCTGAAACCTGCCGGAGCATCTCCAGCATTCTCCTTCAGAAAAATCCCGGCCTCAATGACAAGCTCGATGAGCTGGTCTCCGGAAAGGTCAAGGAGGCGGCGGGGCAGAGCAGGGCCGTCGGTGATCTGCTGAACGGGACTGTGGCAGAGATCCTCAAAGGCGTCGCCGTAAACGAGAAGGAAAAAGAGAAATCAGAAGAGGCTGAGGACAAGAAATCCAGCTCCCCTGGAGCCCCGGTCTCGATAAGCACCCTCGGCTCTTCCGGGCCGTCCCTTATCGAGCTGCTCGGCGATGAGCTCGGCCAGAAGAAAGAAACCGATGTCGCTTCCGATTTTCTCAAAGCCACGGCGGATTTTATCAGGGGCTCGGGGGAGAAGGGGTCGGTAGGGCTCTTTTCGGGTGCCGGTGCACAGGCGCCGGCGGGAGGCAACGTGTTCTTCGTTGAATCGCCGGGCAGGGAGGGGGCGAAGATTACCCAGGGCGACTACAGCGAGGTTATCTCGGAATCAGGAGGCAGGGAGGCGAATACGGAGCCTGCATGGCGGGGCGTGCGGCGTTACAAGGTCGAGCATCATAGAGATTCTACTAAAATACACTCTCCCGTGCTCAATGACCTCGGGCATGTCGATATGTCATCGGGCAAGACACTTGCCGATTTCCTGACCTGGGGCATCAAGAACTACCCTGCAAAGCACTATATCGTGATATTCAGCGATCATGGCGCCGGATTCATGGGCGCCGAAGAAGACAGGGGAGCCATGATGTCGATGCCGGCCATCAGGGAGGCCCTTGAGAAAGTGAAGGAGCAAACCGGTAAGAAGCCGGATATCATCGCCTTTGACGCGTGCTTCATGGGGCAGGCCGAGGTGGCGAATGAGCTCAAGGACTCGGGGAAGTACCTCATTGCCTCCGAGGAGGTCATCGGCGGAGACGGCTACCCTTACAGTGCAATCCTCCCAAGAATAGATGAATCAATCGCCGAGGGCAAGACGGATCCCAAGGACATGGCGAAGATAATCATGGAAGAGGCGGAGGGTGCCAACGAGAGCGCGACGATGACCCTCTCGACTCTCGATCTTGGAGCAATCGGCAAAGTCATGAGCGCCGCCAATGATCTGGCGAAAGATATCCTCGCAGGGAAGGCCGATATCGACGATGTGAGGGATTCCCTCAGGTACACGCAGCACTATGATCACTACACTCCCGGCCCTGGCCCTTACAGTGACTTCCGCGATCTCTGGGATCTCGCGGACTGCATTGAGAATAATCCGAACATCAAGAACCGCGACATCAAGAAAGATGTCGCTGAGCTCAAAAAAGCCATCGAAGCCTCTGTGGTCTTCGAGCAGCACAATGATGACGAGAACTACGAAAGATCCCATGGCATGTCCATTTACGCCCCGAGACGGGAGGACAGTGTTGACGAGGCCCTCTTCAGCCAATATGACGAGCTCTCCATTTCGAAGCACACCAAGTGGAACGAGCTGATAAAGGAGCTCACGAATTATGACGGGAGCGAAGGCGATGCGGGAGAAAGAAAGTCGAAGCTCACCTTCATCCCCCTCAGGCGGAGAGTCTAG
- a CDS encoding radical SAM protein: MSHLLRPKQGIIYGPVHSRRLGLSLGVNLMPPGAKTCSFDCVYCQYGWTDRHVRGLQSGPGFPTVPMVREALGAALEALPVPPDYITFSGNGEATLHPDFGAIAGEVAHLRDRYAPSAKTTILSNSSMATSIKTREALAGLDAAIMKLDCGDQAFFQRYNRPCGEMTLGDIVLSLSELAVSMPVIIQALFASGADGNFTSEHVHSWIECLKAIKSRSIQLYTLDRGHPARDLKPLEKEELEMIRDLAVRAGLPVQVY; this comes from the coding sequence ATGAGTCATCTTCTGCGACCCAAGCAGGGCATTATCTATGGCCCTGTCCACTCGAGGCGCCTCGGGCTCTCGCTCGGGGTCAACCTGATGCCTCCAGGGGCAAAGACCTGCTCTTTTGACTGTGTTTATTGCCAGTATGGATGGACTGACCGCCATGTCCGTGGCCTTCAATCCGGCCCGGGATTTCCCACGGTGCCCATGGTGAGAGAAGCCCTTGGCGCAGCCCTCGAGGCCCTTCCAGTCCCTCCGGACTATATCACGTTCTCAGGGAACGGGGAAGCCACCCTTCATCCCGATTTCGGGGCCATTGCCGGTGAGGTCGCACACCTGAGGGACCGTTACGCCCCATCGGCGAAGACGACGATTCTTTCGAATTCCTCAATGGCCACCAGTATAAAGACCAGGGAAGCCCTGGCCGGCCTGGATGCTGCCATAATGAAGCTCGACTGCGGGGATCAGGCTTTCTTCCAGCGTTACAACCGCCCATGCGGGGAAATGACTCTCGGGGACATCGTCCTGAGCCTCTCGGAGCTTGCGGTTTCGATGCCCGTAATAATCCAGGCTCTCTTTGCATCAGGCGCCGATGGCAATTTCACCTCGGAGCATGTGCATTCGTGGATTGAGTGCCTGAAAGCGATAAAGTCCCGGTCGATTCAGCTCTATACCCTCGACCGGGGCCATCCTGCCCGGGATCTGAAGCCCCTGGAGAAGGAAGAGCTTGAGATGATAAGAGACCTGGCGGTGAGGGCAGGCCTCCCCGTTCAGGTCTATTGA
- a CDS encoding PLP-dependent aminotransferase family protein, protein MLIKIDRSGAQPLFRQIIDEVRSYLDQDLIGAGNPLPPTRELADSLGVNRSTVTQAYEELQALGYLESRPGSYNIVRKRRREAGYHPGRKSIICWKERTSHPVQDLCETFSSLTPESPPHTEEGASMVNLAALLPDPRLYPVSQFRTSLNHVLQNCSAASLQYSQHRGYEPLREHLAKRLRLHGISVSERELLITNGAQQALDIVARLLSGPGQRIVVESPTYSLALPLFKINGATVTGVPMKEDGMDLAMLEQELARGPVSFVYTIPNFHNPTGITTGHHHRERLLGICARHGVPLLEDGFEEDMKYFGKVALPIKSMDDQNVVLYLGTFSKTLFPGLRIGWITADAEFIERALILKRYTDLSSGNLIQRALHHFCETGCYERHLKRLHRVFRKRMQVALQAMERHLAPDIQWSRPLGGYLIWVKLPSKLTVEELNSVLHPHGVHACHGGSFFPEQGPSEFVRLSISQLNEKEIEEGIRRFGEALEKRGVR, encoded by the coding sequence ATGCTGATAAAAATTGACAGGTCAGGCGCACAGCCCCTTTTCAGGCAGATCATAGACGAAGTCAGATCCTACCTCGATCAGGATCTCATAGGGGCGGGAAATCCACTCCCTCCCACGCGGGAGCTTGCCGACTCCCTCGGAGTCAACCGCTCGACGGTCACGCAGGCCTATGAGGAGCTGCAGGCCCTGGGGTATCTGGAAAGCCGTCCCGGCTCCTATAATATCGTGAGGAAGCGGCGAAGAGAGGCAGGTTACCATCCCGGCAGGAAAAGCATCATCTGCTGGAAGGAAAGGACCTCTCACCCCGTGCAGGACCTCTGCGAGACTTTTTCAAGCCTCACCCCGGAGAGCCCTCCACATACTGAAGAGGGAGCTTCCATGGTGAACCTTGCAGCCCTTCTGCCCGATCCGCGTCTTTACCCGGTCTCTCAATTCCGCACCTCGCTCAATCATGTGCTCCAGAATTGCAGCGCGGCTTCCCTGCAGTACTCGCAGCACCGGGGATATGAGCCTCTGAGGGAGCATCTGGCGAAGCGCCTCCGGCTTCACGGGATCAGCGTGTCAGAGAGGGAGCTGCTCATCACAAACGGCGCACAGCAGGCCCTGGACATAGTGGCGCGTCTTCTTTCAGGTCCGGGGCAGAGGATTGTCGTGGAATCTCCCACCTATTCACTGGCGCTCCCCCTGTTCAAGATCAATGGCGCCACGGTAACCGGCGTTCCTATGAAAGAAGATGGCATGGACCTTGCCATGCTGGAGCAGGAACTGGCGCGGGGTCCTGTGAGCTTTGTCTATACCATCCCCAATTTCCATAACCCTACCGGCATCACCACGGGTCATCATCACCGCGAGCGTCTGCTGGGCATCTGCGCCCGCCACGGGGTTCCCCTTCTGGAAGATGGCTTCGAGGAGGACATGAAATATTTCGGGAAAGTCGCCCTCCCCATAAAATCAATGGATGATCAGAATGTCGTGTTGTACCTGGGGACCTTTTCCAAAACCCTCTTCCCCGGCCTGAGAATCGGCTGGATTACTGCAGATGCGGAGTTTATAGAGAGAGCGCTGATACTGAAGAGATACACCGACCTCTCAAGCGGGAACCTTATACAAAGGGCACTCCACCACTTCTGTGAAACGGGATGCTATGAAAGGCATCTCAAGAGGCTTCACCGCGTCTTCAGGAAGCGCATGCAGGTGGCGCTTCAGGCCATGGAGCGCCACCTGGCCCCGGATATCCAGTGGAGCCGCCCTCTTGGAGGATACCTCATCTGGGTAAAGCTCCCTTCGAAGCTGACTGTCGAAGAGCTCAACAGCGTGCTCCACCCCCATGGCGTCCATGCATGTCATGGCGGGAGCTTCTTCCCTGAGCAGGGGCCCTCGGAATTTGTGAGGCTTTCCATATCGCAGCTCAATGAGAAGGAGATAGAAGAGGGGATAAGGCGCTTCGGCGAAGCCCTCGAGAAGAGAGGTGTGAGATGA